TTACAGTAGCTTAGGCTATACAACAATTTACTTCGAACAGACAGGTCAATAGGATCCTGgtattacttttattaaaaaaagtgctGCAAATTTGCATCGCTGCctgtatgaatagttttgatgcgAAATATTTGCATGCAAGTATTCTGCACTTTTGTGTGGGCCTTTTGTAAACTTCTGGTCGTGAGAGTGAACTGATGTCAATTCTGTCTCCTTTCATTTGCTGCTTAGGGCTGTTCATGTCACAGACTTCACCTCGGACCGCTACCAGATCCTCACAGGGTCAGACGACTACACCTGTCGACTTTGGGACATCCCGAACGCCACTGAGCTCAACACCTACAAAGAACACACAGACTACATTCGCTGTGGCGTCACGAGCAAACTCAACAGAGATCTCTTCATTACTGGTAAGATGGAGGCAAATCTTTTAAACAGCTGTTTTGAGAACAGCTAAAGCGATAAACACCAATATCAGGTGATATCCCGGAGTTCTTGTTTATGTGAAGAACCGTTGAATGATGATCTCTTGAGTGATCCATCGACTGAAATTTGTGATGATCTCAAGTATTctgacaacattttaaacagttttacagAACTGTCTTGAATTCATTGCTGCTGGGATTCTCGACAAGTAAAtctacaaatatttatttaatgaacgTCATGTGTCACAGTTGCTCGTAAATTCAACTTAAAATAACAGGAATTGCCGAAATCTGCTCACATTTGGCTTttgactgtttaaaaaaataaataattatgaacctttaaaaaaactacttgTATACCtagaataataaatatgcaAAGTCAGTGATGGCAGCAGTAAAAGGACTGGACTGTTTAGCCCATCTCAGATGTCCAACTAAACCTTTTTAGAGCGTAAGGCACGTCAACTTTTtcaacagccaatcagctcttaGCAAAGACAGCTGGTCAAATCAGTTACAAACTGTCAGCAGGTCAGAATGGCAGAGTTTTGGATGGAGGAAAGAAAGGTACAGCCCTGTCTGTATGACACACGCCTTAACATTTACTCACAGTTCCAACTCCTCTCATGGCAAGTCTTTGGTCCGAAGATGAAGGAGTTcagcctgtttttgttttttgtgactaaacaattttttattttattttttaaatcctagGATCCTATGACCACACACTGAAACTGTTCGATGCCAGAGCAGAGAAGAGTGTGATGACCATGGACCATGGCCAGCCCGTGGAGAGTCTGCTTCTCTATCCCTCTGAGGGGCTCCTCGTCTCTGCAGGTGGTCGACCGTTACAATCCTCACGTTTTCAGACTAGCACATCCAGAAAAAGTGCCCAAAttgttattaattcatttattcaaatttaaggGTCTCTCAGCCTGGTTCAGGCTGTTGTTTGGACTTAATTTGGGACAAAAACCACTTCTATACACTTTTGCCTATCTGAAAATGACTTCACTCGTATCCTTcattatatttacaaatgtttatcCACGGCATTAAAAATAATCTTCCCTCTATTTAGGTGGGCGCCACGTGAAAGTGTGGGATCTGCTAAAAGGCGGCCAGCCTCTGGTTTCGCTGAAGAACCATCACAAAACtgtcacctgtttgtgtctcagcAGCAATGGACAGAGACTGCTGTCGGCTTCTCTGGACAGGTATGGGgacaacatgaatgtgtgtcataatctacttttttttttttgtttttttacgaaCCTGACCTAATggagaaccttttttttttttttttttgttttttgtcttccagGCATGTAAAGGTGTACAACACCACCAACTACAAAGTGGTCCACAACTTTGACTACTCTGCCTCCATCCTCAGTCTGGCTCTGGCTGTAAGAAATCACATTCTATTTTTTAGCTTCTTGTAATTTTTCCCAGATGAATGAAGTGTAGAAAGGTGCACAACACAACAGTTGATTACATCACCCAAGATATGAAAACCTTATCTGAATGACTGACATTTTTTAGATCAGGATTCTCTTGTATGGGAGGTGTATCAGAGGGAGCAGTTTCTGCAGCAGCCAACAGAAAAATCTAGTAATGCCAGAGATCGAAATCAATAGGAGATGAAACGGTACATCCTCTACTCTTGGAGTTGGCATGATGAGGGGTGTAGGGTTTCCAGAACACAATGTGCAATCCGTTTGCTTTGGACTTTCAGTGCTTTGGGATTTTTCCCTTTCAATCGGGCTGCAACCTCctggtctgaaaagtgaagccaatgtggaagtgcctttttaaaaaaaaaaatgcattctgtctaatggccatcagggggtgactcctctggttgaaaaagaagtctgattcaATAGAAgtccatgagaaaatgaccctacttctcacttgaattattccctcagtaaacatgagtttatggtctcaatttctagtttcaagtcttcttcaatacagcatgatgttcatttagtaaattatggtccatttagagtcaaatagacatTAAAGAGGAGTAttctttagggcgtggctaccttgtgattgacaggatgCTACCAGAGCCATAAAAAGGTGGCTCTACCACGGATccactcctccgcagtccaaatatcgtcacttccgttcactggcagaaaaccaagatggcgacggacaaaatccaagatggcaatggccaaAGCGCTAAACTCGAGACTCCTGTATTCAGCCTTTGCTTTCATTTATCGCCACAATCTCTTCGATATATATATTAGAATCAAGCAGTCCTAAAATGAAGTGCAGTAGTCATGGTTGATACCAGTATCAGGTGATGGTGTCTTCTGGAGTTCTTGTGTATGAAAGTAACCGTTGAATGATGATCTCTTGAGTGATCCATCGACTGAAATTCCTGATGATCTCAAGTATTCtgacaacattttaaactattttacaGAACTGTCTTGAATTCATTGCTGCTGGGATTCTCGACGagtaaaactacaaatattaaatattattttttttcctcagccGGATGACGAGTCCATCGTCGCGGGTATGACCAACAGCATCCTGAGCATCAAACACAGGAAAAGCCCCGAAGAATCGAAGGAAGTCTCCAACCAGCAGAGGCGACGACCGTCATATCGTGTTTTTGTGAAAGGGAAGAACTACTCACTCAAACAGGTACGTTCAGACGTGGTTAACATGCATAAGACGGGACTTAATCTGCTGAGTGATTATTCCCCAAGAGATGCCCTTATTTTATGCATTATTATGTAAGGCTTTTCTCTTGCACTGTTTTTGATTAAtatctttgtttcctctttcaGAACGATTATCTCATCAGCAAGCCAGTGAAACAGCATTTGGCCAAATACGACAAGGAGCTGAAGAAATTTAATGTGACGAAGGCCTTGGATACGGCTCTGGAGGTGTGtgcattttatgtatttaataacattaaatgttaaatcagCTAGTGTAATTTTCTTGAATTTCCTTCCAGTTTCAAAGTTGTCgttcttttttcaatttgacatACAAAGCGATTTGCTACTTTCCTGTTGCCGTGTTGTACAAAGTGAACTCGCTGTTCGGAAAATTCGAAAGCGGGACACAAAAAGCAAAGTTGCAAGAAAGTGGTTTGATTTGAACTTTGATTAACGAAGCATATTCAATTGTATTTCCAGACATGGACAAGACTGAGGAAGCCCGAGATCACCGTGGCTGTTATGAAGGAGCTGGATCGAAGAGGAACGTTAAAGAACGCTCTGGCGGGACGGGATGAACAGGGGCTCTCTCGCTTGCTCAACTTCCTCATAGGGTAAGAAtcgggagaaaaaaaagctgtcaaCGTTCAAGCAACCGAGTTTTGACATAACGTGTTGCTAGATGCAATAAATTTGGGAGcttttacatgaaaatatgtTGCACATATCCTTCAACTTTCTCTGCGTCTCCTCCAGGAACTTGGTCGACCCCAGGTTCGCCCCCGTGCTAGTGACTGCGACGGAGATGATCCTGGACATCTACCAGAAGGTGATCGGCCAGTCATCCTTCGTGGACAGACAGCTGCTGCGTctgcaggagctgctggagaggGAGATAGACTACCAACAGGACCTCATGGAGGTGCTTGGCATGTTGGACACCATGTTCGCCTCCGCCCTCCCCAGGATGGAGGTGCCGTGTCCCGGCACCAGCAGGGCAAACGGCCTGCCCCAGGGAGAAGCGAGCATCTCCAGACCACAGCTTCAGGCCACCTGAGGCTTGTAGGGGGAGAGCTTTAGACTTGAGTTAGAGTGCCTTCACAACTCTAAAAAACTCTTTTCGAAAcaatcagacacacaaacttccTGTCACGACGGCTAACCCAAACAGGAAATATTTTGGTACAGGTTTTAAGAAACTGACAAACCCGATGGTCGCAATCACTCTGGCGTTTTAACTCCATGTGGCTGAAAAACGGGCAACAAAGAGGACATGCATTTACCGTGTGAAGAATGTGTGAatggaaagtgtttttataCGAACGTCTTGTAATTACActttcataaaatgtaaatgtggtgTGTGCGCGCGCGTTTGTGTTTCGAATGATTTAACTGTTAAcgtctgctttgtgttttcataatATTTGGCATTGGTAAATGTTTCATAAgcagatataaataaatctttgtAATAATGAAACTGACCAATCATGATTGTGTTCAAATGGTATGTGTGAAGAAGTCGCTGTGGATTATACAGATGTCAACATGTAGGTGTATATCCATCTCCTTCCACTAGAGGGCGCTGTAACCTCAAATAAACAGTTCACTCTCACATATGAGGAGGCATTTGCATTGGACCAGACGGAAGACGGAGAGCATCAACACTgacggacagagaggaggaggatgctgtGTCAGTGGAGGCTGTCGCTCACACCGGACCAAACGCAGCGGCGGCACCGACCGAGCGCCATTCCCCAACTTGTGGCTCCTAACAGTTGAATTAGCAGCTAGCAAACAAAAGGCAGTGACGCGATGTGTCCGAGAGTTTGGCGCTCCGTCTCTTGACCGAATTTAAGCGGACCGTCGGTGTTTCTTCTGCCGGAGTTTGAGCTCCTGTGAACGGAGGTACGTCAATAAATTGAACCCATTTGTGAGTAACGTTAGCTGATGACTCTTTCCCAACATGTCTGTTTCTCACGACGTGATAAGTTTGCTAACACGTCGACCCTGGTCGAGTGGTGAAATGTAGCCCTGTAAAAGAGCCTGACTGCGGCTAAATAGGTCAACACTAAACTGAGTTAAATTCATTCAAAACATTGAgcaaaaatgcacaaatgttTCTAAAGCTAGACTgtcgtgttttttttattattgaatgtCCAATAGTGCAGCAACAGCCGTTGATCTGTGACAATAAAGCTAGCATACTTACTCAAACTGCAATAAGTCCTCTCCCCTCGGTTTGGTCGTGCTTTGCTTTGGCTCACTGTGAAGTCTATTATGattatgaatatataattataaatgtaatGCGACTGCACAAGAAACTTCTTTCTTATTAGCGTTAAGGTCTTGCTGTTGTGTCCAGTTTATGAAGTGGCCACTGATGGAGAGCAGATCTGAACCCTGCAGCACTGAAGCCCAATCAATCTCctactttaacacacacacacacacacacacacacacacacacacacacacacacacacagatgtagtAAGGTACGCACTGCCTTCAAATCAGATTGGGGGCAGATTTGGTTTTCTGGTCTTGACACAAGGTAGAAAAGCatcattaaaatcattattcACACGCTGGAGATCAAAAGAGGATCCTGTCTCCATCTGTGGAGGCAGTGGCAcagatgagtttttttttttttttttttttttttaatctcttcgGGATCAGGGGAGAGAGgcagaataacaaaaaaaaaaaaaaagaagtcatgaGGAGTCACGTGGGGCTACACTGATgggacttttattgtttctctctctAGATGTCTGTTTTAATGTCCACCTTTGCCCGCAGTGGCTGGGAGCTGGAGATGAAGCTGAGCAGGAGGAGAGTGCCTCTGTATGTGAGTATGTGCTCCAAGTTTGCAGTCAGGTTTGAGATCAGCTCTCCAACTCATCTCAAAGACTTGGTTATCCCTTTGGAAAAATCTCTGCCAATTCAATTTGCAATGCAGTGAGAGATCAGCATCgtcatttattatatatatatatatatatatatatatatatatatatatatattatttatgagTTTTTTGTACTCATGACAAA
This sequence is a window from Anoplopoma fimbria isolate UVic2021 breed Golden Eagle Sablefish chromosome 13, Afim_UVic_2022, whole genome shotgun sequence. Protein-coding genes within it:
- the utp15 gene encoding U3 small nucleolar RNA-associated protein 15 homolog, with the protein product MASFKPTKIQVYPKLGEKVTQDTLYWKNYKAPVQIKEFGAITSIDFSPVAPHNFAVTAFTRIHIYGPFSQEPVKTFTRFKDTAYSGRFRSDGQLLVAGCEDSVVRLFDVGGKVALRMFKGHTKAVHVTDFTSDRYQILTGSDDYTCRLWDIPNATELNTYKEHTDYIRCGVTSKLNRDLFITGSYDHTLKLFDARAEKSVMTMDHGQPVESLLLYPSEGLLVSAGGRHVKVWDLLKGGQPLVSLKNHHKTVTCLCLSSNGQRLLSASLDRHVKVYNTTNYKVVHNFDYSASILSLALAPDDESIVAGMTNSILSIKHRKSPEESKEVSNQQRRRPSYRVFVKGKNYSLKQNDYLISKPVKQHLAKYDKELKKFNVTKALDTALETWTRLRKPEITVAVMKELDRRGTLKNALAGRDEQGLSRLLNFLIGNLVDPRFAPVLVTATEMILDIYQKVIGQSSFVDRQLLRLQELLEREIDYQQDLMEVLGMLDTMFASALPRMEVPCPGTSRANGLPQGEASISRPQLQAT